One window of the Rhipicephalus sanguineus isolate Rsan-2018 chromosome 4, BIME_Rsan_1.4, whole genome shotgun sequence genome contains the following:
- the LOC119389174 gene encoding uncharacterized protein LOC119389174 yields MLIVYMQATYIDRMLTYTPPVYDGSQYPGEYEALAWIIGCTGLLQVPIGAFACVLENVRYPARAFQPEYHWEPNTPNRVNAYFEELEEQGDSSADVQGVLYEATEALEVSIDLDEPLVFKPEMDAST; encoded by the exons ATGTTAATTGTCTATATgcaggcgacgtacattgaccgCATGCTGACGTACACCCCGCCCGTATACGACGGCTCGCAGTACCCGGGCGAGTACGAGGCGCTGGCCTGGATCATCGGCTGCACTGGGCTGCTGCAGGTGCCCATCGGTGCATTCGCATGCGTCCTCGAAAATGTCAGG TACCCGGCGCGAGCCTTCCAGCCGGAGTACCACTGGGAACCGAACACGCCGAACCGAGTGAACGCCTACTTCGAGGAGCTCGAGGAACAGGGCGACTCGAGCGCCGATGTACAGGGCGTTCTGTATGAGGCAACGGAGGCGCTCGAGGTGTCCATCGATCTCGACGAGCCCCTGGTGTTCAAGCCTGAAATGGATGCTTCGACGTAG